The stretch of DNA ACAACGGCGTGTACGCAGTGACATGATCGCACGTCGACATGgaaaacaacaaagatgaacagAACACGTGGTGCATCATGCGTCCATTGCAACTGCAGACGATGGTGGCACTCCTGTACCTTCCACCGCGTCTTCTTTCTCCGCGGACTCGTACGCGTCGCGCTCCTGGACCCAGAGGTCGGCGAACTCGCAGTCCTTGTACCGCTCGAACCACGGCCCGCCGGACGTGTAGTGTATGGCGCGCGGCGTGGTCCCGTCGACGTTCGCCGGGTCGACGCGGTTGTGCCCCACGAGGAAGTTCCACGCGAATGGCACCTCGCCGACATCGGCGTCGTCAAGCCACGCGAATCGGTGGAGGTGCGCTCCGCTCTGGGTGCTCACGGCCTCCGGCGTGAGCGCGGCGCGGTTCTTGGGGTGGCCGCAGTTGAAGAGCACCATGGAGGACCAGTTCTTGCGGGGGTACACCGTCTGCACGGCGCCGTCCATCTTGGTGG from Triticum dicoccoides isolate Atlit2015 ecotype Zavitan unplaced genomic scaffold, WEW_v2.0 scaffold161343, whole genome shotgun sequence encodes:
- the LOC119344261 gene encoding protein CDI-like — protein: MSPAPSHLTGADATAEPFRIYVGYDSREDIAYRVCRRSLLRRSSVPLEVIPIVQQELREAGLYWRERGPTESTEFSFTRFLTPHLAGYRGWALFVDCDFLFVADVAELARMADPRYAVLCVHHDYTPKEATKMDGAVQTVYPRKNWSSMVLFNCGHPKNRAALTPEAVSTQSGAHLHRFAWLDDADVGEVPFAWNFLVGHNRVDPANVDGTTPRAIHYTSGGPWFERYKDCEFADLWVQERDAYESAEKEDAVEGTGVPPSSAVAMDA